The Candidatus Polarisedimenticolia bacterium genome window below encodes:
- the pyrF gene encoding orotidine-5'-phosphate decarboxylase: protein MKGKAEIIVALDTPSRDRALELVRILRGQVALFKVGLELFTAAGPAVVKEIKGLGVEIFLDLKFHDIPHTVARAACEAARLGAAMIDLHLSGGETMIRRAVDELGAYCGLHGIRRPALLGVTVLTSLEAADLAALGIGRSPVEQVLLLAEIARRAGLDGVVTAGSELDALRRRFGEDWLLVVPGIRPAGAAANDQARTLTPREAAEAGADYLVVGRPITGAEDPAAATRAIQQTLRLR from the coding sequence ATGAAGGGAAAAGCGGAGATCATCGTCGCGCTGGACACGCCGTCACGGGATCGCGCCCTGGAGCTGGTGCGCATCCTGCGGGGGCAGGTGGCGCTCTTCAAAGTCGGCCTGGAGCTCTTCACCGCCGCGGGGCCCGCCGTCGTGAAGGAGATCAAGGGACTCGGAGTCGAGATCTTCCTCGATCTGAAATTCCACGACATTCCCCACACCGTCGCCCGGGCCGCCTGCGAGGCCGCCCGTCTGGGCGCCGCGATGATCGATCTCCATCTCTCGGGAGGCGAGACGATGATCCGGCGCGCGGTCGACGAGCTCGGCGCCTACTGCGGCCTCCACGGCATCCGCCGTCCGGCCTTGCTCGGAGTCACCGTCTTGACCAGTCTCGAGGCCGCCGACCTGGCAGCGCTGGGCATCGGGCGCTCCCCCGTCGAGCAGGTTCTCCTGCTCGCGGAAATCGCCCGGCGAGCCGGGCTCGACGGCGTGGTGACCGCGGGAAGCGAGCTGGACGCGCTGCGCCGGCGCTTCGGGGAGGACTGGCTTCTCGTCGTGCCGGGAATCCGACCGGCGGGCGCCGCCGCGAACGATCAGGCTCGCACGCTGACGCCGCGGGAGGCGGCCGAGGCGGGGGCCGACTACCTCGTTGTCGGGCGCCCCATCACCGGCGCCGAGGACCCCGCCGCCGCGACCCGCGCGATCCAGCAGACCCTCCGGCTGCGATGA
- a CDS encoding MBL fold metallo-hydrolase, with the protein MKITFLGTGTSTGVPVIGCRCRVCTSEDPRNRRLRPSILLEWDGRKVLIDSSSDFRQQALHHQIDRLDAVLYTHSHADHVMGLDDLRIYNFRQRAHLPVYGSPGTLEEIRRTFWYVFTETQEGGGKPRLDLLPVERPFDLFGARIEPVPLAHGAMQVLGYRIGGFAYCTDCNRIPEPSMAALGSLDVLVLDALRPTPHPTHFSLPETLAMLDLLRPRRAYLIHMGHDLEHAETERTLPASVKLAYDGLVLEI; encoded by the coding sequence ATGAAGATCACCTTTCTCGGAACCGGAACCTCCACGGGGGTGCCGGTGATCGGATGTCGCTGCCGCGTCTGCACCTCGGAAGATCCCCGCAACCGGCGGCTGCGGCCTTCGATCCTTCTCGAGTGGGACGGCCGCAAGGTCCTGATCGACTCATCGAGCGATTTCCGCCAACAGGCCCTGCATCACCAGATCGACCGTCTGGACGCCGTCCTGTACACGCACAGCCACGCCGATCACGTGATGGGCCTGGACGATCTGCGCATCTACAACTTCCGGCAGCGCGCCCACCTGCCGGTCTACGGGAGCCCCGGAACGCTCGAGGAGATCCGCCGCACGTTCTGGTACGTCTTCACCGAGACGCAGGAAGGCGGCGGGAAGCCGCGTCTCGACCTGCTGCCGGTGGAGCGCCCGTTCGATCTCTTCGGAGCGCGGATCGAGCCGGTGCCGCTGGCGCACGGCGCGATGCAGGTGCTGGGCTATCGCATCGGGGGGTTCGCGTATTGCACCGACTGCAATCGGATCCCGGAGCCGTCGATGGCGGCCCTGGGCTCCCTGGACGTGCTCGTCCTCGACGCCTTGCGCCCTACCCCTCACCCGACGCACTTCTCCCTGCCCGAGACTCTCGCGATGCTCGATCTTCTCCGGCCTCGCCGCGCCTACCTGATCCACATGGGTCATGACCTGGAGCACGCCGAGACCGAGCGGACGCTGCCGGCTTCGGTGAAACTGGCCTACGACGGCCTCGTTCTCGAGATCTGA